Below is a genomic region from Nitrospira lenta.
CCCACCGGCAAGAAATGGCCGTGGCTGCGCCGGACCCTCTTTCCATCCAAAACGTTTCTCGGGTACCGCTACGGAGCCGCCGCCGCGCGCACGCCTCTGGTCACCCGCTGCCGCCGCGTCATCAGCCTTGGCTGGGCGATCCTTACCCTGGCAACCCGTATTGTTCGGCGGCTCCTCCAATGGCCCGTGCGAGCGTCCACATGATCGTGACACTCACACCTCGCACCGCAACCCGCTTTGCCGGCAGCGCGCTCCCGGAGAACTGCCAGGGACCGGCCCTGCAATATCTGCAAATCCCGCGCGTGGCCTCCTGGAGCATGTATCCCACGCTCTGCAAAGGCGATCGCCTTGAACTGGGTCCGGCTGACCCACTCAACGTCGGCGACTTAGTCGTCTTCCGGAGACCGTTCGGGCTGGTCTGCCACAGGTTGGTCGCACGACAAGAGCAAGTCCTGCTCACACAGGGCGATGCCAGTTCAGGAGCTCCGGAGCCGGTGCTGCTCCGAGATGTGCTCGGAATTGTCGTCGCGGTGGTGCGCGGATCAACCCGCGTCGTCACAGCAGATCTGGCGACTCTCGCGCCTCCGCCACCGTGGTGCCGCACCATCGATCAGCTGAGCACGACCATTCTGGATCGAAGCCGGCGAGGAGCCCACCGATTTATTCGTCTGGCGTTACAGCACTCCTGGGTCGGAGGGTTCTTGGCCGATCGGATGGTACGATGGACCACCGTTGAACGCATGACGGCAAGCCCCGTACAGTCGCTCAGCCAGGCCTTCGCCCTCAATCCAGCGGCCCTTCCGTTACATCCGGACGATCGGCCAGACCCATCGGCACTACTCGAGATTCGCCTTGGTTCGATTTGGCTGGGGACCTTTCACCAATCCGCTGAAAGATTAGACATTCGGCCCGTCCTAGCCGGCACCAGCCTTGAGTTCACCCTTCGAGAAGCGCTTCGACATCGATATGGATCCTGACCGCAACGATCCTCCCGCCGATCACCGCGCATTCCAGCCAGTTGAAACACACATCCTTTTGCTCGATCCATCCGTAGAGTGTTATAGTTGGGGCGTGCTTGAGACCGAAGTCGGAATGTCGTTATTCAGCTGACCCACTATGGACGCCTCGTCGCAACACGCCGCCTCACACATCGACCCAAAACTGCTGGCCCGGGTGGTCAAGGGAGACCATCAGGCATTCAGTCAGCTGTACGATCAATCCAGCACGCTCTTGTATACGATGGCACTGCGCATTCTCGGCAATCGCGATGAAGCGGCTGAACTTCTCCAGGATGTCTATCTGGAAGTCTGGCGCAAAGTGTCCCGCTACGATGTCGGACGAGGGACCCCTGTGGCCTGGCTGGTCACGCTGACGCGCAGTCGCGCTATTGATCGACTCCGGGCTCGGGCCTCCCGCGGCCAGAATAAACCGACGGAATCCCTGGATAGCTCGTCGGCCTCCCAGATCGCCGACCGCGGCCCCAATCCGTTTGACGCGCAAGCCGATCAGGAAATGAGAAGCTTGGTGGGAGGCGCCCTGGCGGCGCTCCCGCAAGCCCAGCAACATGCCCTGGAATTGGCCTATTATGAAGGGCTGTCCCATGCGGAAATCGCAGCCCGGCTGAATCAGCCGCTCGGAACCGTGAAGACCAGAATCAAGCTGGGTATGTCCAAGCTCCGGGAATCGCTCCGGCGCTGCTGGGAACAGGGTGAGCACGTATGACCCACGAAGAACTTGAAGAAGCCGTCTCGCTCTATGCCGCAGGCGCGCTCGAACGCGCTGAACGGCAGGCTCTTGAAGCCCATCTCCTCTCCGGTTGCGTCTCCTGCCACACGGCGCTCAAGGAGTTCCAATCGGTGGCGGCCATTCTGCCGTTTGGATTAAGCTCAGTCCCGGCTCCCCGCGCATTGAAGGCGACCATCATGGCCGCGCGGACGCCGACCGCCATCGCTGAAGATCCTCAAGAAAGAACCGATTCGAAACCAAGTCTGGAACCCGGCGAATGGATGAATCATCTTTTCCCGCCGGAATCCGCCGCCGCTCCGAAATCTTTTGGATGGGCATTAAGCTTCGCCGCGGCGGCGATTCTCTTTATCGGAGGTTATCTCGCCTGGACTTCCTACACTCAAAACGTCACCGGTACCGCTGCGGTCCAGCAACTCCAAGCGGCGTCGGACGATCAGACGAAGAAAGTCGCCGCTCTACAGCAGCAACTGGAAGACCAGGACCGGGCGATCGTTCAAATGAAAGAAGAGTTGCAGCAACGCACAACCGACTCAACCGAGCTGAAAGATCAGCTCATTCAGCGCGAGGCGGAGCTTGAAGATCTGAAGTTCCAATTCGCTGCACGCGGGGGAGTGCCCGCCACTCGCGAACCGGAGGATGAGCTCGCCGCCCTGCTCCGCGTTCCGAACGCGAAAACCGTCTCGCTCAATGGCTCAGACATGGCTAAACAGGCATCCGGCATGCTCGTCTACGATGCCAGAACCAAGAAGGCCTGGCTCTACGCGATCAATCTTCCGGAATGCTCCAACGGCACCACCTACCAACTCTGGGCGATCAATGACAAGCCGGTCAGCATGGGAACCTTTCATATGGACAGCGGTGAAACCGCGCATCTTCTGGTCAGCCGGGTGCCGGAATTCGCCAAGACCAGAAAGTTTGCCGTCAGCCTTGAGCCTTCAGGAGGGCGCCCCGCACCGACCGGTCCGATCTATCTGGTCAGCCAATCGTAACAACGCTCGTCACATGACCCAACCGGCATTGCCATCCACGCCATGAGCGTCGATGAGCGACGGCGTAGATGAAGGCCTCGCCCATGACCATCGACCCCACACAGGATGAAACCTTCATGCGCATGGCGTTAGCGCAGGCGGCGCTGGCTCCTGCACTGGGGGAAGTGCCCATTGCCGCGCTGCTGGTCCATGCTGGACAGGTGTTGGCGCTGGCTCATAACCTCCGTGAAACCCGGCAGGACCCGACAGCGCACGCGGAAATTCTGGTGATTCAAGAAGCCGCCGCCAAGCTGGGCACCTGGCGGCTGATCGACTGCGCGCTCTATGTCACCCTGGAGCCCTGTCCGATGTGCGCAGGCGCCATTGTCCAGTCACGCATCGCCAGGATCGTGTTCGCCGCCTGGGATCCCAAGGCCGGCGCCTGCGGCTCACTGATGAATATTCCGACGGATCCACGGCTGAATCACCGGGCGACGGTGACGGGAGGGCTGTGCGAAATTGAAAGCCAGGAGCTGCTGCGAGAGTTTTTTCGACAACGGCGCCGCGAGACACCTTAGCGCATCTGCTCCGGCTGCTCAAATATTGCCTGCGATCAATCCGTTGCCGCTGTACAGGAGTTGCAGGGGTTGATCGTCCAATCTGATTCTCGCGCCGCCACCGCACCGACCCATCCAGGTCCGCAATCCAGAGTCCTGACGACCCAAGGCTGTTGGGAACCTCCGGCGAGTCGCACGGGCACCCCGTCTCGATCCGACCCGCGAGACCAATCAATTTCACAAGACTGCAGCGAAGCTAATCCCACCCCTTCAGCTTTCAGTACCGCTTCTTTCGCAACCCAGTAGTGAAAGAATTCCTGACTGCGTGATTCGGATGCCGTGGATCGCATATGCAGCTGCTCGCGGTCAGAGAAGAACCGCTCAGCCAGCTTGAGTGCATCCACATCCTCCCTGATCATCTCCAGATCGACCCCAACCTCTCGGCCCTGGGCGACCGCGACCATGGCGTTGCCATGCGAATGGGAGAGATTGAAGGTCAGCGCCGCGCTCTCCGGCCGAAGACCCGCCAA
It encodes:
- the tadA gene encoding tRNA adenosine(34) deaminase TadA, producing MKASPMTIDPTQDETFMRMALAQAALAPALGEVPIAALLVHAGQVLALAHNLRETRQDPTAHAEILVIQEAAAKLGTWRLIDCALYVTLEPCPMCAGAIVQSRIARIVFAAWDPKAGACGSLMNIPTDPRLNHRATVTGGLCEIESQELLREFFRQRRRETP
- a CDS encoding 4'-phosphopantetheinyl transferase family protein; this encodes MSSRSVRMPSSVSAEFSPIRTLFKASVARRRDLPASTIDLWPLTLIGEDAEYGRCLDWLDQQERERASRFLRQQDRERYVLAHGGLRFILGLYLDLAPARIEFSLTATGKPALAGLRPESAALTFNLSHSHGNAMVAVAQGREVGVDLEMIREDVDALKLAERFFSDREQLHMRSTASESRSQEFFHYWVAKEAVLKAEGVGLASLQSCEIDWSRGSDRDGVPVRLAGGSQQPWVVRTLDCGPGWVGAVAARESDWTINPCNSCTAATD
- a CDS encoding sigma-70 family RNA polymerase sigma factor — translated: MDASSQHAASHIDPKLLARVVKGDHQAFSQLYDQSSTLLYTMALRILGNRDEAAELLQDVYLEVWRKVSRYDVGRGTPVAWLVTLTRSRAIDRLRARASRGQNKPTESLDSSSASQIADRGPNPFDAQADQEMRSLVGGALAALPQAQQHALELAYYEGLSHAEIAARLNQPLGTVKTRIKLGMSKLRESLRRCWEQGEHV
- a CDS encoding anti-sigma factor domain-containing protein, giving the protein MTHEELEEAVSLYAAGALERAERQALEAHLLSGCVSCHTALKEFQSVAAILPFGLSSVPAPRALKATIMAARTPTAIAEDPQERTDSKPSLEPGEWMNHLFPPESAAAPKSFGWALSFAAAAILFIGGYLAWTSYTQNVTGTAAVQQLQAASDDQTKKVAALQQQLEDQDRAIVQMKEELQQRTTDSTELKDQLIQREAELEDLKFQFAARGGVPATREPEDELAALLRVPNAKTVSLNGSDMAKQASGMLVYDARTKKAWLYAINLPECSNGTTYQLWAINDKPVSMGTFHMDSGETAHLLVSRVPEFAKTRKFAVSLEPSGGRPAPTGPIYLVSQS
- a CDS encoding S26 family signal peptidase, with the protein product MIVTLTPRTATRFAGSALPENCQGPALQYLQIPRVASWSMYPTLCKGDRLELGPADPLNVGDLVVFRRPFGLVCHRLVARQEQVLLTQGDASSGAPEPVLLRDVLGIVVAVVRGSTRVVTADLATLAPPPPWCRTIDQLSTTILDRSRRGAHRFIRLALQHSWVGGFLADRMVRWTTVERMTASPVQSLSQAFALNPAALPLHPDDRPDPSALLEIRLGSIWLGTFHQSAERLDIRPVLAGTSLEFTLREALRHRYGS